Proteins encoded by one window of Methanobacterium sp. CWC-01:
- a CDS encoding phosphate ABC transporter substrate-binding protein gives MDTKYIIGIIVVLLVIVGAYFVLAGGSSQESINIVGSTSVQPVAEKLATEYMKKNPDVKITVQGGGSSVGIKSVQDGTADIGTSSKELKDNESAGLTQYEIGKDGIAVVVNSQNSVSGLTLEQVKGIFTGNITNWKEVGGADAQINVVVREDGSGTRDAFQEIVLGKLDNGTKVSFKKDAIVQSSTEAVQQTVVQDPNAIGFISFAAVKDAKALQIDNVAPSESTILDGTYKIQRPFLFLVKGDASGAVKAFIDWVNGAEGQAIIKSEKLVPTGKQVS, from the coding sequence ATGGACACCAAATATATAATCGGGATCATTGTGGTCCTTTTAGTAATTGTGGGAGCCTACTTCGTTTTAGCAGGCGGAAGCAGTCAAGAAAGTATTAACATAGTTGGTTCAACTTCAGTACAACCTGTTGCTGAGAAATTAGCAACGGAGTACATGAAAAAGAATCCGGATGTGAAGATAACAGTTCAAGGCGGAGGCTCCAGTGTGGGCATTAAAAGTGTACAAGATGGTACCGCAGATATAGGGACTAGTTCCAAGGAGTTAAAAGACAACGAATCTGCCGGACTAACTCAATACGAGATAGGTAAAGATGGAATAGCAGTCGTAGTAAACAGTCAAAATTCAGTCAGTGGATTAACCTTAGAACAGGTTAAAGGAATATTCACTGGTAATATCACCAACTGGAAGGAAGTAGGTGGTGCTGATGCTCAAATTAACGTCGTGGTTCGTGAAGACGGATCTGGTACCCGTGATGCTTTCCAGGAAATTGTGTTAGGAAAACTGGACAACGGTACGAAAGTATCTTTTAAGAAAGATGCTATTGTGCAAAGTTCCACTGAAGCTGTGCAACAAACTGTGGTACAAGATCCTAACGCCATAGGTTTCATATCCTTTGCGGCAGTTAAAGATGCAAAAGCTCTGCAAATCGATAACGTAGCTCCTTCCGAATCCACTATACTGGATGGTACCTACAAGATCCAGCGACCATTCCTCTTCCTGGTTAAAGGAGATGCCAGTGGGGCTGTAAAGGCTTTCATTGATTGGGTAAACGGTGCTGAAGGTCAGGCCATAATCAAGTCCGAAAAACTGGTCCCAACCGGTAAGCAGGTCAGCTAG
- the pstC gene encoding phosphate ABC transporter permease subunit PstC gives MSKWTEEYFVEKGLLLTAISSIIIIALIIIFIFQEGIPALESVGFFNFIFGMDWSPSEGQYGVFPMIIGSIGITLLSLLMAVPLGLLCAIFLAEVAPNRMKKILKPTLQTLAGIPSVVYGFFGLILLVPFMRVQFGGTGFSMFTASIILTVMILPIIVSVSEDALVSVPQEYKEASLALGATHWQTIKNVIFPAAIPGVITSVILGMGRAIGETLAIIMVAGNVVQIPGSIFDPVRALTSNIAIEMGYATGVHYNALFATGIVLIFMIIILLVIANYLHYKKKVTIGGGYL, from the coding sequence ATGTCTAAGTGGACTGAAGAGTATTTTGTTGAGAAAGGGCTACTATTAACGGCAATATCTTCGATTATAATCATAGCTCTTATAATAATCTTCATTTTCCAAGAAGGTATTCCGGCTCTGGAAAGTGTAGGATTTTTCAACTTTATTTTTGGAATGGACTGGAGTCCATCTGAGGGACAATATGGCGTATTTCCAATGATCATAGGTTCGATAGGCATAACTCTACTTTCCCTACTAATGGCAGTTCCACTAGGATTATTATGTGCCATATTTTTAGCAGAAGTAGCTCCCAACAGAATGAAGAAGATATTAAAACCTACTCTACAAACTCTGGCGGGTATTCCTTCTGTGGTTTACGGATTTTTTGGACTTATTCTATTGGTCCCCTTCATGCGGGTCCAGTTTGGAGGCACTGGTTTTAGCATGTTCACGGCATCCATCATCCTAACCGTAATGATCCTACCGATTATTGTCAGCGTATCCGAGGATGCTTTGGTTTCTGTACCTCAAGAATACAAAGAAGCTTCTCTGGCTCTTGGCGCCACCCACTGGCAGACCATTAAAAATGTAATTTTTCCGGCTGCCATACCGGGAGTGATAACTTCCGTAATTCTGGGAATGGGACGTGCCATTGGTGAAACTCTGGCCATTATCATGGTAGCTGGTAACGTGGTACAGATCCCCGGTTCAATATTTGACCCGGTACGGGCACTGACCTCTAATATTGCCATTGAGATGGGTTATGCAACGGGTGTACACTACAACGCCCTGTTTGCCACAGGTATCGTGCTCATATTCATGATCATCATACTCCTGGTCATAGCCAACTACCTCCACTACAAGAAGAAGGTGACTATTGGGGGCGGGTACTTATGA
- a CDS encoding phosphate ABC transporter substrate-binding protein, which yields MKLKIGLGLLVILIIIIAVYSTISTENQYERIDIAGSTSVQPVAEALAQEYMKTHPNVKINVQGGGSGLGIRSVSQDIIAIGTSSKDLKADERGSLKEFVIGKEGIVIAVNSENPVDDLSKDQLKQIFSGDIKNWKDVGGPDASINVVVREDGSGTRKAFEDLVMGKDSKVISDAIVQTSTESVKLAVKQDPNAIGYVSLAHMSGDVKAVELDGVYPSLETVLDGSYELQRPFLFLTAGEPEGAVKEFIDWCLSPEGQNIVAKEKVVPVSV from the coding sequence GTGAAGTTAAAAATCGGCTTAGGATTGTTGGTAATATTAATAATCATCATTGCAGTTTACAGCACTATCAGCACTGAAAATCAGTATGAAAGAATAGATATCGCCGGATCCACTTCGGTTCAACCCGTGGCAGAGGCACTGGCTCAGGAATACATGAAAACTCATCCCAACGTGAAGATCAACGTGCAGGGGGGTGGTTCAGGCTTGGGGATACGAAGTGTATCCCAGGACATAATAGCCATTGGTACCAGCTCAAAAGATCTAAAAGCTGATGAAAGGGGTTCTTTGAAGGAATTTGTTATTGGTAAGGAAGGGATAGTGATTGCAGTAAATTCTGAAAACCCGGTAGATGATCTGAGTAAAGATCAACTAAAGCAAATCTTCTCAGGTGACATAAAGAACTGGAAGGATGTGGGAGGGCCTGATGCCTCTATAAATGTGGTAGTACGCGAAGATGGCTCCGGAACCAGAAAAGCCTTTGAAGATCTGGTGATGGGTAAAGATTCTAAGGTTATAAGTGATGCCATTGTGCAGACTTCCACAGAGTCTGTAAAGCTGGCCGTAAAACAAGATCCTAATGCCATTGGATATGTATCCCTGGCTCATATGAGTGGTGATGTTAAGGCTGTTGAGTTAGATGGAGTTTATCCTTCATTGGAAACCGTGCTAGATGGTTCTTATGAGCTTCAAAGGCCATTCCTATTCCTCACCGCAGGAGAACCTGAAGGTGCTGTTAAAGAATTCATTGACTGGTGTTTAAGTCCCGAAGGACAGAACATTGTAGCGAAAGAAAAAGTGGTACCAGTTTCAGTGTAA
- the pstB gene encoding phosphate ABC transporter ATP-binding protein PstB, with protein MEYRIEAEDLNVYFDELHILKDVSLKIPKNNVTALIGPSGCGKSTFIRSLNRMNDLISTFRMEGTILLDGEDIYKPKVDVVELRKRVGMVFQKPNPFPKSIFDNVAYGLRVHGINDKDVLAQRVEEALKGAALWNEVENILEKSAMGLSGGQQQRLCIARTIAVEPEVILMDEPCSALDPISTTKIEDLIHKLKKDYTIIIVTHNMQQATRVSKYAAFFLHGEIVESGLTDQIFLEPCDQRTEDYITGRFG; from the coding sequence ATGGAATATAGAATAGAAGCAGAAGATCTGAACGTTTACTTTGATGAATTACACATTCTAAAGGATGTAAGCCTAAAAATCCCTAAAAACAACGTAACAGCCCTTATAGGGCCTTCTGGTTGTGGAAAATCGACTTTCATCCGTAGTCTGAACAGAATGAACGACCTCATAAGTACTTTCCGGATGGAAGGAACTATCCTGCTGGATGGTGAGGATATCTACAAACCAAAAGTAGACGTAGTCGAATTGCGCAAAAGAGTTGGCATGGTCTTCCAGAAGCCCAACCCCTTCCCCAAATCCATATTTGACAATGTGGCTTATGGTCTGAGGGTACACGGAATAAACGATAAAGATGTCTTAGCTCAAAGGGTGGAAGAGGCCCTTAAAGGAGCAGCCTTGTGGAATGAGGTTGAAAATATCCTGGAAAAATCGGCCATGGGGCTTTCGGGAGGACAGCAGCAACGTCTGTGCATCGCCCGGACCATTGCCGTGGAACCGGAGGTTATACTTATGGACGAGCCCTGCTCTGCCCTGGATCCCATCTCCACCACCAAGATCGAGGACCTGATACACAAGTTGAAGAAGGACTACACCATCATCATCGTCACCCACAATATGCAACAGGCCACCCGGGTTTCTAAATACGCGGCATTCTTCCTCCATGGAGAAATAGTGGAGAGTGGTCTCACCGACCAGATATTCCTGGAACCATGTGATCAACGCACTGAGGATTACATCACTGGCCGATTTGGCTGA
- the pstA gene encoding phosphate ABC transporter permease PstA: MHRIIPPKIAQKIMNSIFWASGILTIFILLFIIGYVLFKGLPFVSLEFLFTDPIDSGRSGGIFPMIMSSIYVTLIAVLVAAPLGVGAAVYLAEYAGENKTVKLIRFGAETLSSIPSIIFGLFGLAFFVVYLGLGWSVLSGGLTLALMALPTILAASEVSVESVNKSYAEGSLALGATKWQTVYKVIIPAALPGITTGIILGMARAIAEAAAVLYTVGAALLIPTSLLDPARPLPLHLYILATEGISLDNAWGTAAVMVILILIITVATNTLVDRYRKKMMGR, from the coding sequence ATGCACAGGATTATACCCCCAAAAATCGCCCAGAAGATAATGAACAGTATTTTTTGGGCTTCAGGAATACTAACCATATTCATATTATTATTCATAATTGGCTACGTCCTTTTTAAGGGATTGCCGTTTGTCAGTTTAGAATTTCTGTTCACTGATCCCATAGATTCTGGTAGATCAGGCGGGATATTCCCCATGATAATGTCCAGTATTTACGTGACTCTTATTGCCGTTCTAGTGGCTGCACCCCTGGGTGTAGGGGCGGCTGTTTATCTGGCTGAGTATGCTGGTGAAAACAAAACAGTTAAACTGATTAGATTTGGAGCCGAAACACTGAGTTCCATACCTTCCATAATATTTGGATTGTTCGGGTTGGCATTTTTTGTTGTGTATTTAGGTCTAGGATGGAGTGTACTCTCCGGTGGCCTCACTCTGGCCCTAATGGCTTTACCCACCATACTAGCGGCTTCTGAAGTTTCTGTAGAATCGGTTAACAAGTCATATGCCGAGGGAAGTCTGGCTTTAGGGGCCACCAAGTGGCAGACTGTTTACAAAGTTATTATACCTGCCGCACTACCCGGAATAACTACAGGAATAATACTGGGAATGGCCCGGGCTATTGCCGAAGCTGCAGCAGTGTTGTATACTGTGGGCGCTGCTCTTTTGATACCCACTTCACTATTGGATCCAGCACGACCTTTACCACTGCACCTTTATATCCTCGCCACGGAGGGCATATCTCTGGATAATGCCTGGGGGACAGCAGCGGTGATGGTGATTCTAATCCTCATAATTACTGTAGCCACCAATACGCTGGTGGATCGTTACCGTAAGAAGATGATGGGGCGATAA
- the porA gene encoding pyruvate synthase subunit PorA, with the protein MVLKVMTSNRAVAEAVKMAKPDVVPVYPITPQTTISEYLAKFVADGELKSEYIRVESEHSAISAALGASSAGVRVFTATSSQGLALMHEILFATAGMRSPVVLVDANRALSAPLSIWNDQQDTISERDSGWLQIYAENAQEALDAVLIAYRVAEDPEVLLPCMVCIDGYFLTHTVEPLDVPSQEEVDQFLPPYKPYAFLDPENPMSIGTFTDPEYYMEARYAIEKAMEKSKEVIAKADQDFKEIFGREYDLVENYRCDDAEIIIVAMGSVCGTIKDVIDTLREEGEKVGLLKLRVFRPFPQEEIVKVLGKASKVAVLDKNVSFGMGGVVYNEIKAKTNADTYGFIAGLGGRDITPEHIREIIAKTKNPTREVEWIGLKKEEV; encoded by the coding sequence ATGGTATTAAAAGTTATGACTTCCAACCGGGCCGTGGCCGAAGCAGTGAAAATGGCTAAACCAGATGTGGTGCCCGTTTATCCCATTACCCCTCAGACCACCATATCTGAGTATCTGGCTAAGTTCGTGGCAGACGGAGAGTTGAAATCCGAGTATATTAGGGTAGAATCAGAGCACAGCGCTATAAGTGCCGCTTTAGGAGCATCAAGTGCAGGTGTTAGGGTTTTCACTGCAACATCATCACAGGGACTGGCCCTGATGCACGAGATATTATTTGCCACTGCGGGTATGAGGAGCCCAGTGGTCCTGGTGGATGCCAACCGGGCATTATCTGCTCCTTTAAGTATTTGGAATGACCAGCAGGACACCATATCTGAACGTGACTCCGGATGGCTGCAGATATATGCAGAAAACGCTCAAGAGGCCTTAGATGCTGTGTTAATCGCCTATCGAGTTGCTGAAGATCCAGAAGTGCTGTTACCCTGCATGGTCTGTATTGACGGCTACTTTTTAACCCATACCGTGGAACCCCTGGATGTGCCCAGCCAGGAAGAAGTGGACCAGTTCTTACCACCCTACAAACCCTATGCCTTCCTGGACCCGGAAAACCCCATGTCCATCGGCACCTTCACTGATCCGGAATACTACATGGAAGCCCGTTATGCCATAGAAAAAGCCATGGAAAAGTCCAAAGAGGTCATTGCCAAGGCCGATCAAGATTTCAAGGAAATATTCGGAAGAGAATATGATTTAGTTGAAAACTACCGGTGTGACGATGCTGAGATCATCATCGTAGCTATGGGATCTGTTTGTGGCACTATTAAAGATGTGATAGACACCCTTAGAGAAGAGGGAGAGAAGGTAGGACTCTTAAAACTGCGAGTATTCCGTCCCTTCCCCCAGGAGGAGATTGTGAAGGTCCTGGGAAAAGCATCCAAAGTGGCGGTTCTGGATAAGAATGTCTCTTTTGGAATGGGAGGAGTGGTTTATAACGAAATTAAAGCTAAAACCAACGCTGATACATACGGATTTATTGCTGGACTGGGTGGACGAGACATAACCCCAGAACACATCAGGGAAATCATTGCTAAAACTAAAAATCCCACCCGTGAGGTGGAATGGATAGGACTGAAAAAGGAGGAAGTCTAA
- the porB gene encoding pyruvate synthase subunit PorB — MEISKEEFLAPGHRGCAGCGATVGVRLALKALGKNTVAVSATGCLEVITTPYPETAWEIPWVHVAFENAAAVASGVERALKAQGKDAQVVAFAGDGGTADIGLQALSGAMERGHNIIYICYDNEAYMNTGVQRSGATPYGASTTTSPHGKESFGEDKPKKNIPMIMAAHGVPYVATASISYPEDFVKKVQKAREIEGPAYIHLHQPCTTGWGYDPAKTIELGRLAVETGSWILYEIVEGEFRVTYRPLQRKPVEEYLNAQKRFKHLTDQERLRIQNQVDALCSELKI; from the coding sequence ATGGAAATCAGTAAAGAAGAATTCCTGGCCCCTGGACATCGAGGATGTGCCGGCTGCGGAGCCACAGTAGGGGTCAGGCTGGCCCTGAAGGCCCTGGGCAAGAACACAGTGGCCGTGTCTGCCACTGGTTGTCTGGAGGTTATCACTACTCCCTACCCAGAAACTGCCTGGGAGATTCCCTGGGTACATGTAGCCTTCGAAAACGCGGCAGCAGTTGCGTCAGGAGTTGAAAGAGCACTCAAAGCACAGGGAAAAGATGCCCAAGTAGTTGCATTCGCCGGAGATGGTGGAACTGCAGATATTGGACTGCAGGCCCTGTCCGGAGCCATGGAACGTGGACACAACATCATTTACATCTGTTACGATAACGAAGCCTACATGAACACCGGGGTGCAGCGCAGTGGGGCTACACCTTATGGAGCCTCTACCACTACCAGTCCACATGGTAAGGAGAGTTTTGGAGAAGATAAACCCAAAAAGAACATTCCCATGATAATGGCCGCCCATGGAGTGCCCTACGTGGCCACCGCCTCCATTTCTTATCCAGAAGACTTTGTTAAAAAGGTGCAGAAAGCCAGGGAAATTGAAGGACCGGCTTACATTCACCTCCACCAACCCTGCACCACTGGGTGGGGATACGATCCCGCGAAAACCATAGAACTGGGCCGTTTGGCTGTTGAAACCGGCTCCTGGATCCTTTACGAGATTGTTGAGGGCGAGTTCAGGGTGACCTATCGTCCCCTGCAGCGGAAACCAGTAGAAGAGTACCTAAACGCCCAGAAAAGGTTTAAACACCTCACTGACCAGGAGCGTCTGCGCATCCAGAACCAAGTTGATGCCCTGTGCAGTGAATTAAAAATATAG
- a CDS encoding 4Fe-4S dicluster domain-containing protein, with product MKELISRPELCDECGKCERICPKNAIRVVSGVPLFCLHCAKDRAPCLNVCPEEAIEEVNGAIIIHEEACIGCGLCRDFCPVGAIQINEYGIATKCDLCEGEEVPLCVSVCPTEALKISSEDIMTEKRDRVAKELERVKMIMKY from the coding sequence ATGAAGGAACTGATTTCAAGGCCCGAACTCTGTGATGAATGCGGCAAATGTGAACGTATATGTCCCAAAAATGCCATCCGAGTGGTTAGTGGAGTGCCACTATTCTGTTTGCACTGTGCTAAGGACCGGGCCCCCTGCCTCAATGTATGTCCAGAGGAGGCCATAGAAGAGGTAAATGGGGCTATTATCATCCACGAAGAAGCCTGTATTGGCTGTGGCCTGTGCCGCGATTTCTGTCCCGTGGGAGCCATTCAAATTAATGAGTATGGAATTGCCACCAAATGTGACCTGTGTGAGGGTGAGGAAGTACCACTCTGCGTGTCAGTATGCCCCACCGAGGCCCTGAAGATAAGTTCTGAGGATATAATGACCGAAAAAAGAGATCGTGTAGCCAAGGAACTGGAAAGAGTTAAGATGATCATGAAATACTGA
- a CDS encoding fumarate hydratase, giving the protein MIASERVEEEVCRLFKEAVIKLPSDVKKALKDAYDNETEEVARLNLEAVLDNIKAAEDMGVPLCQDTGLPIIFVKLGNVHVENLYQGIRKGVKRATREIPLRPNVVDPFTRQNTGNNTGQLIPQIDVELVEGDYLEITVFPKGFGSENNNTLKMALPGEGEEGVEYFVLDTVLAAGGKPCPPIRIGVGIGGSSDLALKLAKKALLDEVGAKNPDERLARLEEEILNQVNATGIGPMGLGGKTTALDVKIRTADTHTAGLPIGVCIQCWAARKATGRLKE; this is encoded by the coding sequence ATGATAGCATCGGAGAGAGTGGAGGAGGAAGTTTGCCGCCTGTTTAAGGAAGCAGTGATTAAACTTCCGTCTGATGTAAAGAAGGCCCTTAAGGATGCCTATGATAATGAAACCGAAGAGGTGGCCCGCCTTAACTTGGAAGCGGTTTTGGATAATATTAAGGCCGCCGAGGATATGGGAGTTCCACTCTGCCAGGACACCGGTCTGCCCATCATATTCGTGAAACTGGGAAATGTTCATGTGGAAAACCTTTACCAGGGCATCCGAAAGGGAGTGAAACGTGCCACCCGAGAAATACCCCTCCGACCCAACGTGGTGGACCCCTTCACCCGTCAGAACACCGGGAACAACACCGGTCAGTTAATACCACAGATCGACGTGGAGTTAGTGGAAGGTGACTATCTGGAGATAACGGTATTCCCCAAGGGATTCGGTTCCGAAAATAACAACACCCTTAAAATGGCCCTTCCCGGTGAAGGAGAAGAAGGAGTTGAATATTTCGTCCTGGATACTGTGCTGGCTGCCGGTGGCAAGCCCTGCCCCCCCATCCGGATAGGAGTGGGTATTGGAGGATCTTCTGATCTGGCACTTAAACTGGCCAAGAAGGCCCTTCTGGATGAGGTGGGAGCCAAAAACCCAGATGAAAGACTGGCCCGGTTGGAGGAAGAGATTTTAAACCAAGTCAACGCCACCGGTATTGGACCCATGGGCCTGGGTGGTAAAACCACTGCCCTGGATGTTAAAATACGCACCGCCGATACACACACCGCTGGACTGCCCATAGGTGTCTGTATTCAGTGTTGGGCCGCCAGGAAAGCCACTGGCCGGTTGAAAGAGTGA
- a CDS encoding 4Fe-4S dicluster domain-containing protein has product MEKIIIQPELCDGCLDCQEACAQIHGTSGILVREVEGSYYPIICQQCEDAPCELICPTEAIGKEGIDKDRCIGCGLCMMVCPFGAVVIHERKAHKCNQCPDLDTPACIKACSQRAIAKVDTDKLQAKRQLEHIKKISGVKKRSHRGSDLVQIVTANTRAKKALDKEA; this is encoded by the coding sequence TTGGAAAAAATAATAATCCAACCGGAACTCTGTGATGGCTGCCTGGACTGTCAGGAAGCCTGTGCCCAGATTCATGGCACATCCGGGATTCTGGTGAGGGAAGTGGAAGGATCATACTATCCCATCATCTGCCAGCAGTGTGAGGATGCTCCCTGTGAATTAATCTGTCCCACTGAGGCCATCGGCAAAGAAGGAATTGATAAAGATCGTTGTATCGGTTGTGGGCTGTGTATGATGGTCTGTCCCTTTGGTGCAGTGGTCATCCACGAGCGTAAGGCCCATAAATGTAATCAGTGCCCTGATCTGGATACACCAGCCTGTATTAAGGCCTGTTCCCAGCGCGCCATAGCCAAGGTGGATACCGACAAATTACAAGCCAAAAGACAACTCGAACACATCAAAAAGATTTCTGGCGTGAAGAAAAGATCCCACCGAGGCTCAGATCTTGTACAAATTGTCACTGCCAACACCCGGGCTAAAAAGGCCCTGGATAAGGAGGCCTGA
- the phoU gene encoding phosphate signaling complex protein PhoU has protein sequence MEKRHPRILFRRRLKELREDVEQMGKKTMQAYRDSIKVLFNYDEEKVRSVKDAAQKIDEMNYDLEHKTLGIIAAEQPVAGDLRFIEACIKVGSHLKRIGYLAGNITEVAKQIKDEEVPEKPMDDIVHMADIVENMVSKSLTTFLGQNMDTARELRRDDDKVDDLFDRAMNDVTKCMIDDPETISYLVYLLFLARILERIADRAENIGDRTIFMITCKKP, from the coding sequence ATGGAGAAAAGACATCCAAGGATATTGTTTAGAAGGAGATTAAAGGAATTAAGGGAAGATGTAGAGCAGATGGGTAAAAAAACCATGCAGGCCTATCGGGATTCTATTAAAGTCCTTTTTAATTATGATGAAGAGAAGGTAAGGAGTGTGAAGGACGCTGCTCAAAAGATTGATGAGATGAACTACGACCTGGAACACAAGACCCTGGGCATCATCGCCGCTGAACAGCCAGTGGCTGGTGATCTGAGATTTATTGAGGCCTGTATCAAGGTTGGGAGTCATTTGAAAAGGATTGGCTATTTGGCAGGCAACATCACCGAGGTGGCCAAGCAGATAAAGGATGAGGAGGTCCCTGAAAAACCCATGGATGATATTGTGCACATGGCCGATATCGTGGAGAACATGGTCAGCAAGAGTCTCACCACCTTCCTGGGCCAGAACATGGACACCGCCCGGGAGCTTAGAAGGGATGATGATAAGGTTGATGACCTATTCGACCGGGCCATGAACGATGTTACCAAATGCATGATCGATGACCCGGAAACCATCTCATACCTGGTTTATCTGTTGTTCTTAGCCCGTATACTGGAAAGAATTGCCGATCGGGCGGAGAATATCGGGGATCGCACTATCTTCATGATTACCTGTAAAAAACCATAG
- the porC gene encoding pyruvate synthase subunit PorC, producing MIEIRFHGRGGQGAVTAAEILAKAAFEDGKYCQAFPFFGAERKGAPVMAFSRIHDKPIRRRYQVYNPDYVVVLDETLLEAVDIVSGLKEGGKVVINTEEDLKLDSVEVHTIDATGIALETLGVPIVNTVMLGAFAKVTEEVSLDSIIKITKETFPGKIGEKNATAAEIAYEQVK from the coding sequence ATGATCGAAATTCGCTTTCACGGACGTGGCGGACAAGGAGCAGTAACCGCCGCAGAGATACTAGCAAAAGCAGCCTTCGAAGATGGAAAATACTGTCAAGCATTCCCATTTTTCGGTGCTGAAAGAAAAGGCGCACCAGTAATGGCTTTCTCAAGGATACATGATAAGCCTATTAGAAGGAGATATCAAGTTTACAACCCCGATTATGTGGTAGTGCTGGATGAAACACTACTCGAAGCTGTGGACATAGTTTCTGGTCTTAAAGAAGGGGGTAAAGTAGTTATCAATACTGAAGAGGATTTGAAGTTGGATAGTGTAGAAGTACACACCATAGACGCTACCGGAATTGCCCTGGAGACTCTGGGCGTCCCCATTGTGAACACAGTAATGTTAGGAGCGTTTGCCAAGGTAACCGAAGAAGTTTCCCTTGATTCAATTATAAAAATAACCAAAGAAACATTCCCTGGTAAAATTGGGGAGAAAAACGCCACGGCAGCTGAAATTGCTTATGAACAGGTGAAATAA
- a CDS encoding citryl-CoA lyase yields the protein MITQDGLNNIFKTRYSRWRTSITKVEPNQLVTRGYSQEDLIGNISFPAMINLLLKGDLPTEKEEKMLSAVLVSFCDHGLTLPSTQSARLIASAGSSLNACIAGGLLAFGENHAGAIEKSMKMLQDGVQASQSYGRSLINVANDLLSDFLIRGLKVPGFGHRYHKEDPRAPRLLKLAKKYGCFGEHSQFAIHLEDTLSEDKGVKMNVDGANAAVLSDLGFDWRIGTGMFIIGRIPGILAHVHEEQTREEPFRKILDTDNEGMINSFRI from the coding sequence ATGATAACTCAGGATGGACTTAATAACATTTTCAAAACCAGATACTCACGCTGGAGGACCTCAATAACGAAGGTAGAACCTAATCAGCTGGTTACCAGGGGATATTCACAGGAGGATCTGATTGGTAATATATCCTTCCCAGCCATGATAAATCTGCTCTTGAAGGGTGATTTACCCACGGAAAAAGAGGAGAAAATGTTAAGTGCAGTTCTGGTTTCCTTTTGTGATCACGGATTAACACTCCCAAGTACACAGTCGGCAAGACTCATTGCATCCGCAGGCTCCTCTCTAAATGCATGCATAGCCGGAGGTCTACTGGCTTTCGGAGAAAATCATGCTGGAGCCATAGAAAAGTCCATGAAGATGTTACAAGATGGAGTACAAGCATCACAATCCTATGGCCGGTCATTAATCAATGTCGCCAATGATTTACTATCAGATTTTTTAATTAGAGGCCTAAAAGTTCCGGGTTTTGGTCACCGCTATCACAAAGAGGATCCTAGGGCCCCTAGACTCTTGAAACTTGCCAAAAAATATGGTTGCTTTGGTGAACACTCCCAATTTGCCATTCACTTAGAAGACACATTAAGTGAAGATAAAGGAGTGAAAATGAACGTTGACGGGGCTAATGCAGCCGTATTATCTGATTTAGGATTTGACTGGAGAATAGGAACTGGAATGTTTATTATCGGTAGAATCCCCGGTATTTTAGCCCATGTCCATGAAGAACAAACCAGAGAAGAGCCTTTCCGTAAGATTTTAGACACGGATAACGAAGGCATGATTAACTCTTTTAGAATCTGA
- the porD gene encoding pyruvate synthase subunit PorD, producing MVNTGAAVKEPGSTRKNKTGSWRTFKPVLDKDKCIDCDNCILFCPEGCINQEHDIDYDYCKGCGICAEECPVEAIKMERG from the coding sequence ATGGTAAACACAGGAGCAGCAGTTAAAGAACCAGGCAGCACCCGTAAGAACAAAACTGGAAGCTGGAGGACCTTCAAGCCAGTCCTGGATAAGGATAAATGCATAGACTGCGATAACTGCATTCTTTTCTGTCCTGAGGGATGTATAAACCAAGAACATGACATTGATTACGATTACTGTAAAGGATGCGGCATATGCGCTGAAGAATGTCCAGTTGAAGCTATTAAAATGGAGAGGGGATAG